The Juglans microcarpa x Juglans regia isolate MS1-56 chromosome 2S, Jm3101_v1.0, whole genome shotgun sequence genome has a window encoding:
- the LOC121251996 gene encoding uncharacterized protein At2g34160-like yields the protein MEEITDGVNAINLAGESHKKNRIQVSNTKKPLFFYVNLAKRYMQQHNEVELSALGMAIATVVTIAEILKNNGLAVEKKIMTSTVDIKDDSRGRPIQKAKIEILLGKTENFDELMAAAAEERDAGDVEEQS from the exons ATGGAAGAGATTACAGATGGAGTGAACGCAATAAACCTGGCCGGAGAATCCCACAAGAAGAACCGGATCCAAGTCTCCAACACCAAGAAACCCTTATTCTTCTACGTTAATCTCGCCAAg AGGTATATGCAACAGCATAACGAGGTTGAGCTTTCCGCCCTTGGAATGG ctaTTGCCACAGTTGTTACCATAGcagaaattctgaaaaataaTGGACTGGCTGTGGAGAAGA AGATCATGACCTCGACTGTCGATATTAAGGATGACTCAAGGGGGAGACCCATCCAAAAAGCAAAG ATTGAAATATTGCTGGGGAAGACTGAAAACTTTGATGAATTGATGGCAGCTGCTGCAGAGGAAAGGGATGCTGGAGATGTTGAAGAGCAAAGTTAA